In Buchnera aphidicola (Aphis nasturtii), the genomic stretch ATTCTCCTTGATTTGATGCACGCAATACAGAAGTATCTTCAGGAATAACACCAATAATAGGTATACGAAGTATATCTAATACATCATTCATACTTAACATTTCACCATTTTTAACACGAGTCGGATTATAACGTGTTAATAAAAGATGCTCTTTAATAGGAGTTTTGTTCTGTTCAGATCTTTTTGATTTAGATGATATAATTCCTAATATTCGATCGGAATCTCGAACCGAAGAAACTTCTGGGTTTGTAGTAATAATAGCTTCATCTGCAAAATATAATGATAAAATTGCTCCTTTTTCAATTCCAGCAGGTGAATCACAAATAATAAAATCGAAATCCATTTTAATTAGCTCATTTAAAACTTTTTCGACTCCTAAATATGTCAGAGCTTCTTTATCTCTAGTTTGAGATGCTGGTAAAATAAATAAATTTTTTGTTTTTTTGTCTTTAATTAAAGCTTGATTAATTTTCGCTTCACCTTGAATAACATTCACAAAATCATATACTACTCTACGTTCACATCCCATAATTAAATCTAAATTTCTTAAACCTATATCAAAATCTATAACAACAGTTTTTTTCCCTTTTTTTGCAAAACCAGTTGCAATAGCAGCACTTGAAGTAGTTTTACCTACACCTCCTTTCCCTGAAGTAACTACAATAATCCGTGTCATATAAAAAGTTCCTAAAAATACACTTTTAACTAAGAGAATTTATAGTTAAAATTTTATTACGTAAATAAATTTGAGCTGATTTTCCAACAAATTTTGTTGGTATTTGATCTGATAACCAATATTCACCGGATATTGATAATAATTCGGCAAATAATGCTGTACAAAATATATTACTTGTAATATCTCCGTTAGCACCTGCAAGTACTCTGCCTCGAACTGATCCGTAAACATGAATATTACCATCCGCAACTAATTCAGCTCCTGCGCTGACATTATTTGTGACGATCAAATCAGAATATTTAGCATATATTTTCTGTCCTGAACGTACAGGGGTGTTAATAATATGTGTTTTTTCTTTTTTTTTCTTTATTTTTTTATTAATTGTGTTTGTAAAATTATGAGTTTTATAAAAAAAACTAATATTTTTATTAATATGATTTTCTGTATTTTCTATTTTTTTTCCTTCTAATAATACAGGCAAACCTGAATCAACAATAATTTTTTTAAGATAGTTATCTTTACAACCGGTTACACCTACAATAAAAAAACTATGCGAAATAATAACTTCTTGTATTTTTATCCAATTTGTTTGATTTAATGATAAATCTGATATATTAAGAATAATAGGCGCATTTTTAAAAAATTGAGGATATTCTTGAATTTTTTTATATAACGACTTATCAATTAAGTCTATATTATTACTTTTTAGATATAATACTAATAATGTAAAATTACTACCTTTTATTTCAATGGACGTTTTTTGCATATATATTGCTCAAGTAATTTATATTTATATGCATATTAAATGTACATGTATTATCTTTTAAAAACTAAAAAAATGAATTTAATTAAATTATAGTATAAATATCATTTGATAACAATTTCTATTTTTTAGAGTTTTTAGATAATTGAAAATATTTCAATACAACTAATATAAAATTTTTAATTAATAAAAAATATTAAATATTTCAATATAAAATTTACAAGGAAAATTAAAATTTTGCTTTTTTCTCAAAATAGCCAACTTATATTACGTTATCAAAATATTTTTAAAAATAAAAAAATTTTTTTTTCAGGAAATATACAAGATGAATTACCAAGATATTTATCTAGTATAGAAACAAGCGTGCATGTTAGTGTAAAAAATGATTTCTATACGAATAAAAAAGATAAGATGAACAACATTCATATATATTATGATTTACTTATCTCAAAAAAAGCTGTAGAAAATTATAATACACTTATTTACTATTGGCCTAAAAACAAATCAGAAGCAAGGTTTCAATTATGTAATCTATTATCTTGTTTTGATATCGGGACTGAAATTTTTATTGTAGGAAAAAATTCAAGTGGTGTAAAAAGCGCAATCAAAATACTAAAAAAATGGACCAAACTAAACAAATTAGAAAGTGCAAAACATTCTATTTTATTTACAGGTACTCTCAAATACAACACGAAATTTATATTACAAGATTTTTTTAAAACACATATTTGGAAAGGTTTGTACATCAAATGTTTACCAGGAGTTTTTGGTTATAAAAAAATAGATTTAGGTAGCCAACTACTTGCTTGTACTTTTTCCAAAAAGATGTATGGTGAAATATTAGATGTTGGATGTGGTTCGGGGTTTTTATCAGTATCTCTACTTAGCCAGTCACCAAATTCTTTTGTTACTATGGTAGACAATAAAGAATCTGCGATAATATCTAGCCGAGAAACACTTTTTTCTAATCAACTAACAGCAAAAATTTTGTCTAGTAATCTTTACTCAAGTATATCTAATAAATTTGATTTAATTATATCGAATCCATCATTTCATAATGATTTAGAAGTAGATTTTAATACAATTACAAAGATTATACTTGGTGCTTCAAAACACTTAAAAAAAAGAGGTGAACTAAGATTTGTTGTTAATAGCTGTTTTAATTATGATATTCTTTTAAAGAAAAATTTTAAAAAATTTAATACTATTAAAAAAACAAATTTATATAAAGTATATCAAGCTTTTTGTTAAATTTATGGTACCCGGAGCGGGACTTGAACCCGCAAAGCTTTTAAAGCCGAGGGATTTTAAGTCCCTTGTGTCTACCGATTTCACCATCCGGGCGTTTAGGCGTATCCCGGAATCGAACCGGGTTATACGGATTTGCAATCCGCTACATAGCCAATCTGTCAACACGCCTTTTATGTTTTTTATTATAGAAAAAAAAAAATAAAATTACAAATAAAATTTGATGAATATAAAAATATTTATATAAAAGTTTTAATAAAATAAAAAATTATCTTTACATTCATCAACAGAATGTTTTAACATTGCAATGTTTCATAATTAAAATATATATTTTAGAAGGCAGCGGTCTTGAAAACCGCCGATGAGAAATCATCCGAGAGTTCGAATCTCTCTCTCTCCGAAAAATCAAACAACTAAAAATTTATACCTCAAAAAAAATTATTGATCAGCAGAAACTTCAATTTCTACACGACGATCGGGTGCTAAACAACTAATTAATAAAGGCCTACTCTCTATATCTTTACATATTTGATCAGTTAAAGGATATTGATTACCCATTCCTTGGATATTTATTGTATTTTCAGGCACTCCATGAGAAGTAAAATAAT encodes the following:
- the minC gene encoding septum site-determining protein MinC; translated protein: MQKTSIEIKGSNFTLLVLYLKSNNIDLIDKSLYKKIQEYPQFFKNAPIILNISDLSLNQTNWIKIQEVIISHSFFIVGVTGCKDNYLKKIIVDSGLPVLLEGKKIENTENHINKNISFFYKTHNFTNTINKKIKKKKEKTHIINTPVRSGQKIYAKYSDLIVTNNVSAGAELVADGNIHVYGSVRGRVLAGANGDITSNIFCTALFAELLSISGEYWLSDQIPTKFVGKSAQIYLRNKILTINSLS
- the rsmC gene encoding 16S rRNA (guanine(1207)-N(2))-methyltransferase RsmC; the encoded protein is MLFSQNSQLILRYQNIFKNKKIFFSGNIQDELPRYLSSIETSVHVSVKNDFYTNKKDKMNNIHIYYDLLISKKAVENYNTLIYYWPKNKSEARFQLCNLLSCFDIGTEIFIVGKNSSGVKSAIKILKKWTKLNKLESAKHSILFTGTLKYNTKFILQDFFKTHIWKGLYIKCLPGVFGYKKIDLGSQLLACTFSKKMYGEILDVGCGSGFLSVSLLSQSPNSFVTMVDNKESAIISSRETLFSNQLTAKILSSNLYSSISNKFDLIISNPSFHNDLEVDFNTITKIILGASKHLKKRGELRFVVNSCFNYDILLKKNFKKFNTIKKTNLYKVYQAFC
- the minD gene encoding septum site-determining protein MinD, whose protein sequence is MTRIIVVTSGKGGVGKTTSSAAIATGFAKKGKKTVVIDFDIGLRNLDLIMGCERRVVYDFVNVIQGEAKINQALIKDKKTKNLFILPASQTRDKEALTYLGVEKVLNELIKMDFDFIICDSPAGIEKGAILSLYFADEAIITTNPEVSSVRDSDRILGIISSKSKRSEQNKTPIKEHLLLTRYNPTRVKNGEMLSMNDVLDILRIPIIGVIPEDTSVLRASNQGESVILDQSSNAGRAYFDTVNRLLGENHKFRFIEEEKKSFLRRLFGR